The Arachis hypogaea cultivar Tifrunner chromosome 19, arahy.Tifrunner.gnm2.J5K5, whole genome shotgun sequence genome has a window encoding:
- the LOC112779375 gene encoding protein LIGHT-DEPENDENT SHORT HYPOCOTYLS 4: MNSLQEFDSSSNTTSSLNNNFGVLPLSSPAASSSTSSPPPPQPPPPQPPSTPTTLSRYENQKRRDWNTFGQYLRNHRPPLSLSRCSGAHVLEFLRYLDQFGKTKVHTQLCPFFGHPNPPAPCPCPLRQAWGSLDALIGRLRAAFEENGGKPEANPFGARAVRLYLREVRDSQAKARGISYEKKKRKRPPHQQQPQPQPQSQPLPQPQPPSTNTSMNL, encoded by the exons ATGAATTCTCTTCAAGAATTTGATTCATCATCAAACACTACTTCATCACTCAACAACAATTTCGGAGTACTACCTTTATCTTCTCCAGCTGCATCATCATCAACCTCATCACCACCGCCACCGCAACCACCACCGCCACAACCACCGTCAACTCCAACCACACTAAGCCGCTACGAGAACCAGAAGCGCCGCGACTGGAACACCTTCGGCCAATACCTCCGGAACCACCGTCCGCCACTCTCGCTCTCCCGATGCAGCGGCGCGCACGTGCTGGAATTCCTCCGATACTTGGACCAGTTCGGAAAAACGAAGGTGCACACGCAGCTATGTCCATTCTTCGGGCACCCGAACCCGCCTGCACCGTGCCCTTGCCCGCTCCGCCAAGCTTGGGGGAGCTTAGACGCTCTGATTGGTCGGTTAAGGGCGGCGTTTGAAGAGAATGGCGGCAAGCCGGAGGCTAACCCTTTCGGCGCTCGCGCCGTTAGGCTTTACCTTCGCGAGGTTCGTGATTCTCAGGCTAAAGCCAGAGGCATTAGCtatgagaagaagaagcgcaagaggCCCCCACACCAACAACAACCGCAACCGCAACCGCAATCGCAACCGCTCCCGCAACCGCAACCACCTTCCACTAATACTAGT ATGAACTTGTGA
- the LOC112775415 gene encoding putative E3 ubiquitin-protein ligase XBAT35, giving the protein MGQGQSKSELLYQQVSYGNIEGIKALHRDGAGLEWIDREGKTPLIVACMNPELYNVAKTLIELGANVNAYRPGRHAGTPLHHAAKRGLESIVKLLLLHGANPLILNDDCQTALEVARAKGHSNVVRAIESHLCLFCGWMREFHGPGFLEVVAPQLVSRRVWVVVLPVGSRNPTRPYKLELALYSTLQDGQPRTLIPLWRANLEEPKLHQSDPSVTIADMTSRTRVKLAPAKENDRHQLALFSNACKGIPQASPAFLQSNVPPATAPPSTEGEGEDAELAMAISASLQQAIQERPPFPAAQPNFEASSSSGGANRSKLGFLGTQNPNTSESKPVQEVHENASAGHAASSLDFDPSAPPAPPAADDDIPVDGPIQYPSIDISPVDMSSPVVENLPKDEEGKHAGGSGSSCVICLDAPAEGACIPCGHVAGCMSCLNEVKTKKWGCPVCRAKIDQVIKLYHV; this is encoded by the exons ATGGGGCAAGGGCAATCCAAGAGCGAATTGCTCTATCAGCAGGTCAGTTATGGGAACATAGAAGGAATCAAAGCCCTTCACAGAGATGGTGCAGGCCTCGAG TGGATAGACAGAGAAGGAAAAACCCCCTTGATTGTTGCATGCATGAATCCTGAGCTTTATAATGTTGCCAAAACTTTGATAGAACTTGGAGCCAATGTCAATGCATACCGTCCAG GTCGTCATGCAGGGACTCCATTGCATCATGCTGCTAAAAGGGGGCTTGAAAGTATTGTTAAGttacttcttttgcatggag CAAATCCTTTGATCTTGAATGATGATTGTCAAACTGCTCTTGAGGTCGCCAGGGCCAAAGGACACAGCAATGTTGTTAGGGCAATTGAG AGTCATCTATGCTTGTTCTGTGGTTGGATGCGAGAATTTCATGGACCTGGCTTTCTAGAAGTAGTAGCTCCTCAGTTGGTATCTAGAAGAGT TTGGGTGGTTGTTTTACCAGTTGGCTCCCGCAATCCTACCAGACCTTACAAGTTGGAGCTTGCTTTATATTCTACTTTGCAG GATGGACAACCACGAACACTAATTCCTCTGTGGAGGGCCAATTTAGAAGAACCAAAGCTTCACCAGTCTGACCCGTCCGTGACAATTGCTGATATGACTTCCC GAACACGGGTTAAACTTGCACCTGCAAAAGAGAATGACAGGCACCAACTTGCATTGTTTTCTAACGCTTGCAAAGGGATTCCACAG gCAAGTCCGGCATTTTTGCAAAGTAATGTGCCTCCGGCCACAGCACCACCATCTACAGAAGGCGAAGGCGAAGACGCAGAGCTGGCTATGGCCATCAGTGCATCTCTTCAGCAGGCCATTCAGGAGAGACCACCTTTTCCAGCTGCCCAACCAAACTTCGAAGCAAGCTCTTCAAGCGGCGGTGCAAACAGAAGCAAACTTGGTTTTCTAGGCACGCAAAATCCAAACACAAGTGAAAGCAAGCCTGTACAGGAAGTCCATGAAAATGCCTCTGCTGGACATGCTGCCAGCAGTCTTGATTTCGATCCATCAGCTCCACCAGCCCCTCCAGCTGCCGATGATGATATTCCAGTGGACGGCCCCATTCAATACCCTTCAATTGACATAAGCCCCGTGGACATGTCATCGCCAGTTGTTGAGAACCTACCGAAAGATGAAGAAGGAAAACATGCCGGAGGAAGCGGCTCATCATGTGTGATATGTCTGGATGCACCGGCAGAGGGGGCATGCATACCATGTGGTCACGTGGCCGGATGCATGTCGTGCTTGAATGAGGTCAAGACAAAGAAATGGGGTTGCCCGGTGTGTCGAGCGAAAATAGACCAGGTCATAAAGCTGTACCATGTTTGA